From Melospiza melodia melodia isolate bMelMel2 chromosome 19, bMelMel2.pri, whole genome shotgun sequence, one genomic window encodes:
- the RALY gene encoding RNA-binding protein Raly produces MSLKVQTSNITNKNDPKSINSRVFIGNLNTAVVKKSDVETIFSKYGRVVGCSVHKGYAFVQYSNERHARAAVLGENGRVLAGQSLDINMAGEPKPNRPKGLKRAASALYSGYDFDYDYYRDDFYDRIFEYRGRVSPVPRVVPVKRPRVSIPLVRRVKASLPVKLFARSAIANSSAKIKLKSSELQTIKTELTQIKSNIDALLGRLEQIAEEQKLSAEARKKVESSKSEVSQEDTASEAEATAEEPLNGDEGEEEGLAREECEDELENSHYTDVEDARLQ; encoded by the exons ATGTCCTTGAAGGTGCAGACCAGCAACATCACCAACAAGAATGACCCCAAGTCCATCAACTCGCGGGTGTTCATCGGCAACCTGAACACGGCGGTGGTGAAGAAGTCGGATGTGGAGACCATCTTCTCCAAGTACGGCCGCGTGGTCGGCTGCTCCGTGCACAAGGGCTACGCCTTCGTGCAGTACTCCAACGAGCGGCACGCGCGCGCCGCCGTGCTGGGCGAGAACGGCCGCGTGCTGGCCGGCCAGAGCCTGG ACATCAACATGGCCGGGGAGCCCAAACCAAACAGACCCAAAGGGCTGAAGAGAGCAGCCTCTGCCTTGTACAG TGGCTACGACTTCGACTATGACTATTACAGAGACGACTTCTACGACAG GATTTTCGAGTACCGGGGCCGGGTGTCGCCGGTGCCGCGGGTGGTGCCCGTGAAGCGGCCGCGCGTCTCCATCCCGCTGGTGCGGCGCGTCAAGGCCTCGCTGCCCGTCAAGCTGTTCGCCAGGTCGGCCATCGCCAACAGCTCGGCCAAGATCAAGT TGAAGAGCAGCGAGCTGCAGACAATCAAAACGGAGCTGACACAGATCAAATCCAACATCGACGCTCTCCTGGGCCGGCTGGAGCAGATTGCTGAGGAGCAGAAGCTCTCTGCAG AGGCCCGCAAGAAGGTGGAGAGCAGCAAGAGCGAGGTGTCCCAGGAGGACACGGCCTCCGAGGCCGAGGCCACCGCGGAGGAGCCGCTCAACGGGGACGAGGGCGAGGAGGAGGGGCTGGCACGGGAGGAGTGTGAAGATGAACTG GAGAACAGCCATTACACAGACGTGGAGGATGCCAGGCTACAGTAA